The following coding sequences are from one Macaca nemestrina isolate mMacNem1 chromosome 1, mMacNem.hap1, whole genome shotgun sequence window:
- the LOC105494638 gene encoding MARCKS-related protein yields the protein MGSQSSKAPRGDVTAEEAAGASPAKANGQENGHVKSNGDLSPKGEGESPPVNGTDEAAGATGDAIEPAPPSQGAEAKGEVPPKETPKKKKKFSFKKPFKLSGLSFKRNRKEGGGDSSASSPTEEEQEQGEIGACSDEGSAQEGKAAATPESQEPQAKGAEASASSEEEAGPQATEPSTPSGPESGPTPASAEQNE from the exons ATGGGCAGCCAGAGCTCCAAGGCTCCCCGGGGCGACGTGACCGCCGAGGAGGCAGCAGGCGCTTCCCCCGCGAAGGCCAACGGCCAG GAGAATGGCCACGTGAAAAGCAATGGAGACTTATCCCCCAAGGGTGAAGGGGAGTCGCCCCCCGTGAACGGAACAGATGAGGCAGCCGGGGCCACTGGTGATGCCATCGAGCCAGCACCCCCTAGCCAGGGTGCTGAGGCCAAGGGGGAGGTCCCCCCCAAGGAGACCcccaagaagaagaagaaattctctttcaagaagcctttcaaatTGAGCGGCCTGTCCTTCAAGAGAAATCGGAAGGAGGGTGggggtgattcttctgcctcctcaCCCACAGAGGAAGAGCAGGAGCAGGGGGAGATCGGTGCCTGCAGCGACGAGGGCAGTGCCCAGGAAGGGAAGGCCGCAGCCACCCCTGAGAGCCAGGAACCCCAGGCCAAGGGGGCAGAGGCTAGTGCATCCTCAGAAGAAGAGGCAGGGCCCCAGGCTACAGAGCCATCCACTCCCTCGGGGCCGGAGAGTGGCCCTACACCAGCCAGCGCTGAGCAGAATGAGTAG
- the LOC105494637 gene encoding histone deacetylase 1 isoform X2, which produces MKPHRIRMTHNLLLNYGLYRKMEIYRPHKANAEEMTKYHSDDYIKFLRSIRPDNMSEYSKQMQRFNVGEDCPVFDGLFEFCQLSTGGSVASAVKLNKQQTDIAVNWAGGLHHAKKSEASGFCYVNDIVLAILELLKYHQRVLYIDIDIHHGDGVEEAFYTTDRVMTVSFHKYGEYFPGTGDLRDIGAGKGKYYAVNYPLRDGIDDESYEAIFKPVMSKVMEMFQPSAVVLQCGSDSLSGDRLGCFNLTIKGHAKCVEFVKSFNLPMLMLGGGGYTIRNVARCWTYETAVALDTEIPNELPYNDYFEYFGPDFKLHISPSNMTNQNTNEYLEKIKQRLFENLRMLPHAPGVQMQAIPEDAIPEESGDEDEEDPDKRISICSSDKRIACEEEFSDSEEEGEGGRKNSSNFKKAKRVKTEDEKEKDPEEKKEVTEEEKTKEEKPEAKGVKEEVKLA; this is translated from the exons CGCCCTCACAAAGCCAATGCTGAGGAGATGACCAAGTACCATAGTGACGACTACATTAAATTCTTGCGCTCCATCCGTCCAGATAACATGTCGGAGTACAGCAAGCAGATGCAGAGAT TCAACGTTGGTGAGGACTGTCCAGTATTCGACGGCCTGTTTGAGTTCTGTCAGTTGTCTACTGGTGGTTCTGTGG CAAGTGCTGTGAAACTTAATAAGCAGCAAACGGACATCGCTGTGAATTGGGCTGGGGGCCTGCACCATGCAAAGAAGTCTGAGGCATCTGGCTTCTGTTACGTCAATGATATCGTCTTGGCCATCCTGGAACTGCTAAA GTATCACCAGAGGGTGCTGTATATTGACATTGATATTCACCATGGCGACGGCGTGGAAGAGGCCTTCTATACCACAGACCGGGTCATGACTGTGTCCTTTCATAAGTATGGAGAGTACTTCCCAGGAACTGGGGACCTGCGG GATATCGGGGCTGGAAAAGGCAAGTATTATGCTGTTAACTACCCGCTCCGAGACGGGATTGATGACGAGTCCTATGAGGCCATTTTCAAGCCG GTCATGTCCAAAGTAATGGAGATGTTCCAACCTAGCGCGGTGGTCTTACAGTGTGGCTCAGACTCCCTGTCTGGGGATCGGTTAGGTTGCTTCAATCTAACCATCAAAG GGCACGCCAAGTGTGTGGAATTTGTCAAGAGCTTTAACCTGCCTATGCTGAtgctgggaggtggtggttacaCCATTCGTAATGTTGCCCGGTGCTGGACATACGAGACAGCTGTGGCCCTGGATACGGAGATCCCTAATG AGCTTCCATACAACGACTACTTTGAATACTTTGGACCGGATTTCAAGCTCCACATCAGTCCTTCCAATATGACTAACCAGAACACGAATGAGTACCTGGAGAAGATCAA ACAGCGGCTGTTTGAGAACCTTAGAATGCTGCCGCATGCACCTGGGGTCCAAATGCAGGCGATTCCTGAGGACGCCATCCCTGAGGAGAGTGGCGATGAGGATGAAGAAGACCCTGACAAGCGCATCTCCA TCTGCTCCTCTGACAAACGAATTGCCTGTGAGGAAGAGTTCTCCGATTctgaagaggagggagaggggggcCGCAAGAACTCTTCCAACTTCAAAAAAGCCAAGAGAGTCAAAACAgaggatgaaaaagagaaagacccAGAGGAGAAGAAAG AAgtcacagaagaggagaaaaccaAGGAGGAAAAGCCAGAAGCCAAAGG GGTCAAGGAGGAGGTCAAGTTGGCCTGA